In the genome of Epinephelus moara isolate mb chromosome 14, YSFRI_EMoa_1.0, whole genome shotgun sequence, the window NNNNNNNNNNNNNNNNNNNNNNNNNNNNNNNNNNNNNNNNNNNNNNNNNNNNNNNNNNNNNNNNNNNNNNNNNNNNNNNNNNNNNNNNNNNNNNNNNNNNNNNNNNNNNNNNNNNNNNNNNNNNNNNNNNNNNNNNNNNNNNNNNNNNNNNNNNNNNNNNNNNNNNNNNNNNNNNNNNNNNNNNNNNNNNNNNNNNNNNNNNNNNNNNNNNNNNNNNNNNNNNNNNNNNNNNNNNNNNNNNNNNNNNNNNNNNNNNNNNNNNNNNNNNNNNNNNNNNNNNNNNNNNNNNNNNNNNNNNNNNNNNNNNNNNNNNNNNNNNNNNNNNNNNNNNNNNNNNNNNNNNNNNNNNNNNNNNNNNNNNNNNNNNNNNNNNNNNNNNNNNNNNNNNNNNNNNNNNNNNNNNNNNNNNNNNNNNNNNNNNNNNNNNNNNNNNNNNNNNNNNNNNNNNNNNNNNNNNNNNNNNNNNNNNNNNNNNNNNNNNNNNNNNNNNNNNNNNNNNNNNNNNNNNNNNNNNNNNNNNNNNNNNNNNNNNNNNNNNNNNNNNNNNNNNNNNNNNNNNNNNNNNNNNNNNNNNNNNNNNNNNNNNNNNNNNNNNNNNNNNNNNNNNNNNNNNNNNNNNNNNNNNNNNNNNNNNNNNNNNNNNNNNNNNNNNNNNNNNNNNNNNNNNNNNNNNNNNNNNNNNNNNNNNNNNNNNNNNNNNNNNNNNNNNNNNNNNNNNNNNNNNNNNNNNNNNNNNNNNNNNNNNNNNNNNNNNNNNNNNNNNNNNNNNNNNNNNNNNNNNNNNNNNNNNNNNNNNNNNNNNNNNNNNNNNNNNNNNNNNNNNNNNNNNNNNNNNNNNNNNNNNNNNNNNNNNNNNNNNNNNNNNNNNNNNNNNNNNNNNNNNNNNNNNNNNNNNNNNNNNNNNNNNNNNNNNNNNNNNNNNNNNNNNNNNNNNNNNNNNNNNNNNNNNNNNNNNNNNNNNNNNNNNNNNNNNNNNNNNNNNNNNNNNNNNNNNNNNNNNNNNNNNNNNNNNNNNNNNNNNNNNNNNNNNNNNNNNNNNNNNNNNNNNNNNNNNNNNNNNNNNNNNNNNNNNNNNNNNNNNNNNNNNNNNNNNNNNNNNNNNNNNNNNNNNNNNNNNNNNNNNNNNNNNNNNNNNNNNNNNNNNNNNNNNNNNNNNNNNNNNNNNNNNNNNNNNNNNNNNNNNNNNNNNNNNNNNNNNNNNNNNNNNNNNNNNNNNNNNNNNNNNNNNNNNNNNNNNNNNNNNNNNNNNNNNNNNNNNNNNNNNNNNNNNNNNNNNNNNNNNNNNNNNNNNNNNNNNNNNNNNNNNNNNNNNNNNNNNNNNNNNNNNNNNNNNNNNNNNNNNNNNNNNNNNNNNNNNNNNNNNNNNNNNNNNNNNNNNNNNNNNNNNNNNNNNNNNNNNNNNNNNNNNNNNNNNNNNNNNNNNNNNNNNNNNNNNNNNNNNNNNNNNNNNNNNNNNNNNNNNNNNNNNNNNNNNNNNNNNNNNNNNNNNNNNNNNNNNNNNNNNNNNNNNNNNNNNNNNNNNNNNNNNNNNNNNNNNNNNNNNNNNNNNNNNNNNNNNNNNNNNNNNNNNNNNNNNNNNNNNNNNNNNNNNNNNNNNNNNNNNNNNNNNNNNNNNNNNNNNNNNNNNNNNNNNNNNNNNNNNNNNNNNNNNNNNNNNNNNNNNNNNNNNNNNNNNNNNNNNNNNNNNNNNNNNNNNNNNNNNNNNNNNNNNNNNNNNNNNNNNNNNNNNNNNNACActcgagggaggctcaggtgaagtttgggagatattttgtggtttcaattatgtgtttttggacgtttgaatctggggcaccgtaagcctccattaggtgcagttgtgttgctaccttctttccccttggatctctgcaagtgatgtgaggactctaaaacttcacctgagcctccctcggcatatgggtgagtagatagtggctgaattttcatttttgggtgcactaNcctccattaggtggagttgtgttgctacctcctctccccttggatctctgcaagtgatgtgaggactctaaaacttcacctgagcctccctcggcatatgggtgagtagatagtggctgaattttcatttttgggtgcactgtccctttaaaacactgGCACCGCCACTCATCGCTTCTGTCAGCCTGTGAATGCAAAGCTAAAGGTATAGAAAGCTATAGAAAATGAACGTATACATTTTTATCACTGTTCTCACAGTAAAAAGGAAcgtaatgataatgatgattcCATTTTGACTTAGATTAGTGAGATCAAAGAAGGGaacaaaggaaaacagaaaCGTAGTGTGGCTGTTGGGCTTGCAGTGAGTGGGTTGTTCCTGATCACAgccatctctgtctgtcctgcCAGGTTTGTCCTCGTGGAGAGCGGGCCAACCTCCAGAATGTGTGTGAACGCTGCCTTGAGTCCCCCGAGCTGTACGACTGGCTGTATCTGGGCTTCATGGCCATGTTACCCCTAGTGTTGCACTGGTTCTTCATCGAGTGGTACTCTGGAAAGAAGAGGTGAGGCCTCACACAGGATTActctcaatcacacacacattcacaaagtAAGGAACAACCCAGTCATTGTCATGAAATAATCTTTGACAGTAAAACAAGACCCCAGTGTAAGTTTTATAGCTCGCAGTAGTTATGGTGGTACTATGATCCTTGTGTTTAACAGGGCTCGAAATATCAGGAATCTGGGTTCCTCTGAAAGAGTCACGAGCTCCCCAGAAAGCCTCATTTAGAAATTAAGCTGGAGCTTTAAAATATCACAATTTTTGGTGCCACTGTTTTTTTCTGgataaatttatatttttaagtatATACTGGTTTCTGAAATAATAATAGGCAAATAGAAAAGCACTTGTCAATGAgcatgtttatttgtgcatAAAAATTTTGATAAGTTGTGTCAAATAAACATGATACTGTCTATTCCctgactttgttatgctgcagtagtgccggggtagtagcgaagcgcctcttgctcctctccttcggcttctccgtcacgcagcgctggcctggctctcaacaaaAACGCAGAAGGCGGGGCTATTCCCTGGTAGTGCTATATGTCCCTTGCTGACGGATGTATTTTTAAGATGGCGAAATGTTATGGAACCCCCAAACGAGTTATCCgcccaatgtacaaacaaatccgaaattcttcttttatgagaataagtcagattattggtggaggtaatagtacaccaatgatgacatcgatttttgccaatgaacaactgaaaacactacACAGTGTccctttaagccttaataaattgtgaatgggtgagttatataaaaattcttCCCCCCATAAAGTCGTCATGTTGAAATAAGCGACAGagaccaaaaaatgtttttgttccaggctataaacatgtttatttctgatgttAAGTTGGACATTGTAACATTGGGGTCTCGGGGGATTGACTGCCCTCTGGAGCCAGCGTCGTGTGACCATCTAAAGAACTGTATTTTTTGGCAGTTTCACGAAGGCATCACTTTTCAGACCCGTAGGTTGCCACCTGAGTCACAACTGTATCCTTCCGCTGACTTTGCCAAGTCAGTCACAAGCTCTTCCCCTGAGCTTGATGTGGGCTGTTTGAATGCATTTACCATCAGAGTCAGACAGTATATCAGTGCACTACTGTTGTAGTGTCGGCTGATTTGAACACAGAGATGCGAGTGACGGCTGGCTTGACGACAGCTGTTTTTAGAACGTGCCCTGCTGGCGACTCATTGGCTCCTTATGGGCGAGCAGGTGCTCACAGGGACCATGGTGGCTAACGTTACCCCTGATAAGGCATGTAATATTTGATAGCCAGCCCAATGATAAAAAAGGTTTGTTAAATACTTACCTAGTGTAAATATAGTGTGTGCTCCTGTGAATACAGTCTGGAGTCACACTGTTGTACTTGCGCCTGATTGAAGCTGTCACAGCTTTGATTGTGAGCTTTCTATTGGTTCATTTACTTGACTAAGGAAATGGTGTTGATGGGAAAGTGAACCAGCTGTTAAGTTACTAGTAACCAGGTTGCACAGTCTGGTTAACTTCCTTTCAGCTCCACAGGAGCAAAATGAACCTGACTTCACCACTTAGCTTGTGCACATATTTTGTGATTCAAGGCCAGTATATGGAGTTATGGAGCATTATTTATTCACTTCCACATTGATCCCTTCACTAAAGTTACTTGAAATCAGATCAAAACCAAAGTCTTTGCTATGGCCAGTTATTATCTGAGATAATTTAGTGAACTTTAAATATTgtataaatcaaattaaagaaattaaacaGATACCCAGTTGTGTGATGGTGTGTTGTTCTCTCTGTGTGCGTTCAGTTCCAGTGCTCTGCTGCAGCACATCACAGCCATGTTGGAGTgcagtgtttcagctgtggtcaCCCTGCTGGTCACAGAGCCAGTAGGAAAGCTCAGTATCCATTCCTGTCGGGTCCAGATGCTGTCAGACTGGTACACCATGCTGTACAACCCCAGTCCAGACTACATCAACACATTACACTGCACCCAGGAGGCCGTCTACCCACTGTAAGTACTGACTGCAGGGAGGAGGGGAGTTTATTCAGCaatgaaagaaaggaaagaagaagaagaaagaaatcagaaatgtgccGCCTGCgtttcacattttttaacacagatgcaaaggaggacttggatatgatgtgatttgcaagcagtgttatatgagaataaaatactctgggaatactaagaacatgagggctcacctcacatgCCATCATCCAGAGATAGTGTCGGCTGCTGACAGCCAAGCTAACGCTAAACCCGCTCTGCcaaaaaatcaaccaacactggacacactcaGTATTATCATTGCATTACCTTTCAGAGGCATCCTGTTCCTTTTGAGTTGTGTGACATTTAACCTGACAAATAATTATTATCTAAGTATTGTTCATTCAGATATTTGGGCACCTGCGTTAATTTCATAGAAACCCTGTGTTGTCGCTGCCTTTGTCAATCGCGCACATGCCCATGTTTTCTGATACTTCTGAGTCCATCATGTGTCCTTTAGTTTGTTGTTATGTTTATAAATTAGAGCTCACAGTCTTTGACTGACTTttgtttctctcctcctcagctaTACCATTGTGTTGATTTACTATGCATTCTGCTTGGTGCTGATGATGCTGCTGCGTCCTCTGCTGGTGAAGAAGATAGCATGTGGTCTGGGCAAATCTGATCGCTTCAAGAGCATCTATGCTGCTCTGTACTTCTTCCCCATCCTCACTGTGCTGCAGGCTGTGGGAGGAGGGCTGCTCTGTGAGTACTGAAGCTGTAGGCCTGTGCTACTGACTTCATCCAACTCCACCCAATTCCATGAGAAATTTCTGTGTACTTATGATGCAAATACAGTTCAAATAACAATGTCTAATTGTGTAGTTGACCTTTACAGCTGTGAGTGACAGTTTGTATGTTTCAGATTATGCGTTCCCGTACATCATACTGGTCCTGTCTCTGGTAACACTGGCTGTTTACATGTCTGCCTCTGAGATACAGGTAACAACACTCAGCACACTGTGTGTCTTTCTAATATGTAGCAGATTAAGAGCCTGTGtccacagtgtttttttttttctcagcgcTGGCGTCTTTTTTCAATAgttcccaatgaggagagagcaTATGCGGCTGCCTAGAGAAAAAGTGCCACGCCCAGCATATTTTATTAGAGTGCTCTGCCTTTTTTGTATGGCTACTTTGAGCACTTtgagttgaaaatctctgaaccATTCAGAAAGGAACTGGTGATGTCACTGCCGCTTTCTTAGTTGTGTTACTGTCTACTGTCacaccaaaaacagaaaagctcATTTTGTGGGAGCAGCTCGGCCAGCTAACACGAGATGTTGCTTGTTAGTGTTTTGCTTTTATCACCCTTTGCTTTGTAAGCTTTTTGTTGACTGTGTCGTCAATCCTCTGCTAATGGAGTGTTGcattagctacctagctaatgttagtgtcAAGGTGTTGTCATAAAAACGAAACCTTATGAGAAGCACATCATTTCAAATAGCGCTGAGAGCGCTTTCTTTTGAAGTGCTGGGATGATGCGCTCCCCTGCCACTGCTTTTCTGCTGGAGAAAAACACTGTGTGGACACTCGCCCCATGAGAAACGTTCTTGATTCCTTTATTTTAAGTTGTGAAATCAGttaatatgtttacatgcacagttaagtcgagCTTCGGTTATAGCTATTAGGACTTTCATTATacactgtccttgtcccagtgcacaagcacgggaggggaatggATTTATTGACTGAAGTATGTCCGACTCCACTACcataggtggcgatatgcccctTTTTAGCTTTTTATCATTGGACCTAtttccagttgacctattacgccacagaccaaacaatcaacaaacaagttagctgtGGTTAGCTAGCGTCAAACTGGCACCATGGCGGAAAACTTCAGAGCTCTGTACATTTGTACCTGCTGTACGCTTTATTTTTTGTACAGTGAGATGTACGCTGGATGTggattttgccatgttgttactggcttcttcttctgttatgcatttaatgctattcaacttctgggtcaaagcccaggGCGGAAagtgtggagcatgctcagagcgcctgggCCAGGTTGGGTCTGACTGCCTGTATACATCAGCAGTAATTTGACTCCAAattgcattatctgggtgtgttagtccgactttgagaaatttgatttagaATTATTTCAGTTGGAATAACGTGTTTACGTAGTGAGAGTATGGCAGGTCATTCCTTCACTCTCCTGGGATACACACATTTGTGCCCAATTTGTGCTTGCTAGTGGTGCCGCTCATTTGGCAGTTACTGCTGGTAATGTTACAGCAAAAACATGGTGGCCGCCGTTCGGTCTTCGCCCCCCAGGTAGccctggtgagtaagcagcttgATTTTAAGCAGCAACACCCCTCTAGCATTATTaaatgttagcaccactagccgtgTCAGCActgctagtggtgctaacagagctaacaagTCAACATAATAGACAATGCTAAAGGAGGTTTGTGGCACAAATTTAAGCTGCTTACCCACCGAGGCAACCTGGGGGGAGACTGGAGTGAGGGCACAATGTTTCCGGAGTAATGCCACCATGGACTAGGATGGTGTTACCAGTGATAATCAGCGAATGAGTAGcgatgctagctagctcccaacCCAGGTGGTGTGCAATACAAAGTGGCGGCGGAAGGCTAACTAGTGTAGCATGAATTATTAGCTGTGTTGGGTACAGCTTAGTGCAAGTACTACCACTAAACTGAAGAGTAGGAAAATGAGCCTACTGACTGACACGCATAACAGAAATATTCTTGACAGCTGACCAGTTATGGTTAACCGATGACATCCCTACACTGGTATTATAAACAGTGCAGTGATTGAGAAGCAGCTCAGAGTCACTGCATATTCAGGATGTGTTTATTGGGAGCTGATGTCCTGGTGTGATTAGTTCTGACCTGTTCACTCTGTGTGTCTCCAtcaccacagtcttttaagaaCCTGGTTGCCAAGAAGAAGCGTCTGGTAGTCCTGTTCAGCCACTGGCTGCTCCACGCGTACGGCATCATCTCCATCTCCCGATTGGACAAGCTGGAGCAGGACCTGCCGCTGTTGGCCCTCGTGCCGGGCCCCGCCCTGTTCTACATAGCCACAGCCAAGTTCACTGAGCCCAGTCGCATCCTGTCTGAGGGTGGCAACGGACACTGACAAATCCAACATGGATACAGTTTCACACATTGCTACAGTGCAGATTTTTAGCTTCCAGcactgaggcagcagtagactgACA includes:
- the jkamp gene encoding JNK1/MAPK8-associated membrane protein, encoding MAVAMSSTCPGMYCGRMMVNGTVEGECGVCPRGERANLQNVCERCLESPELYDWLYLGFMAMLPLVLHWFFIEWYSGKKSSSALLQHITAMLECSVSAVVTLLVTEPVGKLSIHSCRVQMLSDWYTMLYNPSPDYINTLHCTQEAVYPLYTIVLIYYAFCLVLMMLLRPLLVKKIACGLGKSDRFKSIYAALYFFPILTVLQAVGGGLLYYAFPYIILVLSLVTLAVYMSASEIQSFKNLVAKKKRLVVLFSHWLLHAYGIISISRLDKLEQDLPLLALVPGPALFYIATAKFTEPSRILSEGGNGH